A single window of Manduca sexta isolate Smith_Timp_Sample1 chromosome 15, JHU_Msex_v1.0, whole genome shotgun sequence DNA harbors:
- the LOC115439993 gene encoding chitooligosaccharidolytic beta-N-acetylglucosaminidase, whose amino-acid sequence MAYRWILLLTVALHMVKSNEDKPVNDVIPHIYEPSWMYKCVPDQGCERTEHPHPLVMGNITAQMFGSLDVCRTVCGRFGGLWPRPVTAALSSQTVRIHPNYLRFDLVDVPAESRDLLVQMTKLVGDNLLAECGGNVTEIVETPIVVYISVKTAVTSLVWDTDEHYMLDVQTKEEEIAVHVVADTVFGARHAFETFTQLASPERLDDGEGNRCGLRLVSGAKIRDRPVYKHRGFVMDSSRHFIPMADIKRTIDGLAATKMNVFHWHVTDSHSFPLESSRVPQFTRYGAYSAKEIYTTEEVRELIEYAKVRGVRVVIEIDAPAHAGNGWQWGKEYGFGDLAVCVNVYPWRPYCIEPPCGQLNPANPAMYRVLRDLYRDIAETMTKPPLLHMGGDEVFLNCWNSSEEIVTYMKNKGWDTTDEGFLKLWGEFHEKALQIWDEEVHAAGAGDPQPVMLWSSELTQPQRIQRFLDKNRYIIEVWEVITSPLLSQLLRLGYRVVSVPKDIWYLDHGTWGVTKYSNWRRMYSHKLPTEDGVIGGEVAMWTEYCDSQVLDTRVWPRTAAVGERLWANPNTDVYSAEPRLQRHRARLIARGIKPDAMAPAWCEQHESRCY is encoded by the exons ATGGCGTACCGTTGGATTCTGTTGCTTACGGTGGCATTGCATATGGTCAAGAGCAATGAAGACAAGCCTGTGAACGATGTGATACCTCATATTTATGA accTTCGTGGATGTACAAATGCGTGCCGGACCAAGGATGTGAGAGGACGGAGCACCCTCACCCGCTCGTCATGGGCAACATCACTGCACAGATGTTCGGGAGTCTAGACGTCTGCAGGACTGTTTGTGGTCGCTTCGGAGGACTCTGGCCACGGCCCGTCACTGCTGCCCTGAGCTCACAGACTGTTAGGATCCATCCTAATTATCTGAG GTTCGACTTAGTGGATGTGCCAGCAGAGTCTCGCGATCTCCTCGTTCAAATGACGAAGCTTGTTGGAGACAACCTGCTCGCCGAATGCGGAGGCAACGTCACCGAGATTGTAGAGACGCCTATCGTCGTCTACATCTCAGTGAAGACTGCTGTCACCTCGCTTGTTTGGGACACTGACGAGCACTACATGCTTGATGTTCAGACCAAAG AGGAAGAAATAGCTGTCCACGTGGTTGCAGATACGGTATTCGGAGCTCGTCACGCATTCGAAACATTTACTCAGCTAGCTTCCCCCGAAAGATTAGACGATGGAGAAGGGAATAGATGTGGTCTCCGCCTGGTGTCGGGAGCTAAAATTCGCGACCGACCAGTGTACAAGCATAGAGGTTTTGTCATGGATAGTTCTAGACACTTCATACCCATGGCGGATATTAAGAGGACGATAGATGGGCTTGCAGCTACTAAAATGAATGTTTTCCATTGGCACGTGACTGATTCCCACAGCTTCCCGTTGGAGTCAAGTAGAGTGCCACAGTTTAcgag ATACGGTGCTTACTCTGCAAAGGAGATATACACGACGGAAGAAGTAAGAGAATTGATCGAATACGCCAAAGTTCGAGGAGTCCGCGTAGTCATAGAAATTGATGCGCCTGCGCATGCCGGCAACGGCTGGCAATGGGgcaag GAGTATGGGTTTGGTGACCTAGCGGTGTGTGTTAACGTTTACCCATGGCGTCCGTACTGCATTGAACCTCCGTGTGGACAGCTGAATCCCGCCAACCCGGCCATGTACCGCGTCCTGCGGGACCTCTATCGGGACATCGCTGAGACCATGACAAAGCCGCCGCTGCTGCATATGGGAGGAGACGAG GTATTCCTAAACTGCTGGAACTCTAGCGAAGAGATAGTGACGTACATGAAGAATAAGGGCTGGGATACGACCGACGAAGGTTTCCTGAAGCTATGGGGCGAGTTCCATGAGAAGGCTCTTCAGATTTGGGACGAGGAGGTCCACGCCGCCGGTGCTGGCGATCCGCAACCCGTGATGTTGTGGTCTTCAGAGTTGACGCAACCACAGAGGATACAGCGGTTCTTGGACAAGAACAg ATACATCATCGAAGTGTGGGAAGTCATCACCAGTCCGTTACTATCCCAGCTCCTCAGACTGGGGTACCGCGTGGTATCAGTACCGAAAGACATCTGGTACCTAGACCACGGTACCTGGGGCGTCACCAAGTACTCCAACTGGAGGAGGATGTACTCCCACAAGCTGCCAACGGAGGACGGCGTGATTGGAGGAGAAGTTGCCATGTGGACTGAATACTGTGATTCGCAAGTACTAG ACACGCGCGTGTGGCCGCGGACTGCCGCAGTGGGCGAGCGGTTATGGGCCAACCCCAACACGGACGTGTACTCGGCCGAGCCGCGCCTGCAGCGGCACCGCGCGCGCCTCATCGCGCGGGGCATCAAACCCGACGCCATGGCGCCCGCCTGGTGCGAGCAACACGAGTCGCGCTGTTATTGA